In Actinoplanes sp. NBC_00393, a single genomic region encodes these proteins:
- a CDS encoding carbohydrate-binding protein — MDPRSPTVYRTRSWTNRRRALTAAGGVGLVLLGYLIGRWQDTPAAVSAPPVVVISTPAQTQTPAAPPTTEEPRKVEYAVLQAESATELAGIESEDTSDEGGGKNVGWITRNDHLRFDNFDFGEVPAVKARVRLSSAASVAGRVQFRLDSKDNPPVGEVSVVNTGGWQNWQTVSAALEPVTGVHTVFVTFTTTDDSEFVNINWLQFDH; from the coding sequence GTGGACCCGCGATCTCCGACCGTGTACCGGACCCGTTCCTGGACGAACCGCCGCCGGGCGCTGACCGCCGCCGGCGGCGTCGGCCTGGTGCTGCTGGGCTACCTGATCGGCCGGTGGCAGGACACCCCGGCCGCGGTCTCCGCCCCACCCGTGGTGGTCATCTCGACGCCGGCACAGACACAGACGCCGGCCGCCCCGCCCACCACGGAGGAACCGCGGAAGGTGGAGTACGCGGTGCTGCAGGCCGAGTCGGCGACCGAGCTGGCCGGCATCGAGAGTGAGGACACCTCGGACGAGGGCGGCGGCAAGAACGTCGGCTGGATCACCCGCAACGATCACCTGCGGTTCGACAACTTCGACTTCGGTGAGGTGCCGGCGGTCAAGGCCCGGGTACGCCTGTCGTCCGCCGCGAGTGTCGCCGGCCGGGTTCAGTTCCGCCTGGACAGCAAGGACAACCCGCCGGTCGGCGAGGTCTCCGTGGTGAACACCGGCGGCTGGCAGAACTGGCAGACCGTCTCCGCCGCGCTGGAGCCGGTGACCGGCGTGCACACCGTCTTCGTCACGTTCACGACCACCGACGACAGCGAGTTCGTCAATATCAACTGGCTGCAGTTCGATCACTGA
- a CDS encoding TIGR03619 family F420-dependent LLM class oxidoreductase: MLISFGLPVSGAWARPETLTRIAQRAEAGGYHGLWAFQRLLIGRGQEIAPIYHSVLDPMVALTWAAAITTRIRLGVSVINLPYVAPAYLAKQVGSLDVLSGGRFDLGLGTGWSEPEFVATGSDPNPRGPRTEEYLAALAAHFSQGEGEFEGRFYRVPPSRMAPAPVQPGGPPVLLGGGAEVALRRAGRLAAGWVSSSRASLPEIARGAKIVREAAEKAGRDPGAVRIVVRGVVQAGERDEAIPLSGSWEQIREGAQRYAEAGATELFYEPNWDPRIGGPDADPATAAALGEEVLTALAPGRS; the protein is encoded by the coding sequence ATGTTGATCAGTTTCGGATTGCCGGTGTCGGGTGCCTGGGCGCGGCCGGAGACGCTGACGAGGATCGCGCAGCGAGCCGAGGCGGGTGGGTATCACGGGCTGTGGGCGTTCCAGCGGCTGCTGATCGGTCGCGGACAGGAGATAGCGCCGATCTATCACAGCGTGCTTGATCCGATGGTTGCGCTGACGTGGGCGGCGGCCATCACCACCCGGATTCGGCTCGGGGTGTCGGTGATCAACCTGCCCTATGTGGCGCCGGCCTACCTGGCTAAGCAGGTGGGCAGCCTGGATGTGTTGTCCGGTGGGCGGTTCGATCTGGGGCTGGGGACCGGGTGGTCGGAGCCGGAGTTCGTGGCGACCGGATCGGATCCGAATCCGCGGGGGCCGCGCACCGAGGAGTACCTGGCGGCGCTGGCGGCGCATTTCTCCCAGGGTGAGGGGGAGTTCGAGGGGCGGTTCTACCGGGTTCCGCCGAGCCGGATGGCGCCGGCGCCGGTGCAGCCGGGTGGGCCGCCGGTGCTGCTCGGCGGTGGTGCGGAGGTGGCGTTGCGGCGGGCCGGGCGGCTGGCAGCCGGCTGGGTGAGCAGCAGCCGGGCGAGCCTGCCGGAGATTGCGCGGGGCGCGAAGATCGTCCGCGAGGCGGCGGAGAAGGCCGGCCGTGACCCGGGCGCGGTGAGGATCGTGGTGCGCGGCGTGGTGCAGGCGGGCGAGCGGGATGAGGCGATTCCGCTGTCCGGGAGTTGGGAGCAGATCAGAGAAGGGGCGCAACGGTACGCCGAGGCCGGCGCGACCGAGCTGTTCTACGAGCCGAACTGGGATCCGCGGATCGGCGGGCCGGACGCGGATCCGGCGACTGCGGCGGCGCTCGGCGAGGAGGTGCTCACCGCCCTGGCACCGGGCCGAAGTTGA
- a CDS encoding carboxymuconolactone decarboxylase family protein codes for MQARITSSASADIMKAVNLLYKEAHSAGVPNATLELVHLRASQINGCSVCVDSGARSAKKNGETEERLWAVAAWRETTYFTDAERAALALAEAATRLADRADAVPDEIWDAAAKHYTEPQLGALVLWIATTNFFNRINAATRQQAPQSWG; via the coding sequence ATGCAGGCTCGAATCACCAGCTCGGCCTCGGCGGACATCATGAAGGCGGTCAACCTGCTGTACAAGGAGGCGCACTCGGCCGGCGTACCGAACGCCACCCTGGAACTGGTCCACCTGCGGGCCAGCCAGATCAACGGATGCAGTGTCTGCGTGGACTCGGGGGCCCGGAGCGCGAAGAAGAACGGCGAGACCGAGGAGCGGCTGTGGGCGGTGGCGGCTTGGCGGGAGACGACCTACTTCACCGACGCCGAACGGGCCGCCCTCGCGCTGGCCGAGGCGGCGACCCGGCTCGCCGACCGGGCCGACGCCGTGCCGGACGAGATCTGGGACGCCGCCGCGAAGCACTACACCGAGCCGCAGCTGGGGGCGCTCGTGCTGTGGATCGCCACCACCAACTTCTTCAACCGGATCAACGCGGCGACCCGGCAGCAGGCGCCGCAGAGCTGGGGCTGA
- a CDS encoding TIGR03618 family F420-dependent PPOX class oxidoreductase, whose product MGSLEDAWELSRGESGLAIVSTVRADLTVQSTLVNTGLINSPADGAPVLAFVAVGAVKQRNLRERPQLAVAFRNGWQYATVEGTALLAGPDDPQPWLDAERLRLLLREIFTAAGGTHDDWDTYDRTMVKERRAAVLITPTRIYP is encoded by the coding sequence GTGGGTTCGCTTGAGGACGCTTGGGAGTTGAGCCGGGGTGAGTCCGGGCTGGCGATCGTGTCGACCGTCCGGGCGGATCTGACCGTGCAGTCGACGCTGGTCAATACCGGGTTGATCAACAGCCCTGCGGACGGGGCGCCGGTGCTGGCGTTCGTCGCGGTCGGGGCGGTCAAGCAGCGCAATCTGCGGGAGCGACCACAGTTGGCCGTGGCGTTCCGTAACGGCTGGCAGTACGCGACCGTCGAAGGAACAGCTCTGTTGGCCGGGCCCGACGATCCGCAGCCCTGGCTGGACGCGGAGCGGCTCCGGCTGCTGCTGCGCGAGATCTTCACGGCCGCCGGCGGTACCCACGACGACTGGGATACCTACGACCGCACCATGGTCAAGGAGCGCCGGGCAGCAGTGCTGATCACCCCCACCCGCATCTACCCCTAA
- the dinB gene encoding DNA polymerase IV, translating into MCTKLARVVLHADLDSFYASVEQRDDPALRGRPVLVGGGVVLAASYEAKAFGVRTPMSLSQARALCPHAIVVPPRMSAYSAASKQVFAIFHDTTPIVEPLSIDEAFLDVDGLRKIRGSPVEIAERLRADVREQAGLPITVGVAGTKFLAKVASGAGKPDGLLVVPPGEELAFLHPLPVEKLWGVGPVTAAKLRDRQIHTVGHVARIGEAALVAMLGPGAGRHLHALAHNRDPRRVRTGHRRGSIGAQCALGRRERPFTEVEATLAALVDRVTHRMRKAHRAGRTVTVRLRFGDFTRATRSRSLLKATMQTGAILRTAEELLREARLLIEERGLTLVGVAVSNLDGEGNVQLEFPFDSPGNDGLDAAVDKIRDRFGSGALRRADMVGRDLHPSVPILPD; encoded by the coding sequence ATGTGTACTAAGCTGGCGCGCGTGGTCCTGCACGCCGATCTCGACTCGTTCTACGCGTCGGTCGAGCAGCGCGACGATCCGGCGCTGCGTGGCCGGCCCGTGCTGGTCGGCGGCGGGGTCGTGCTCGCCGCCAGCTACGAGGCGAAGGCCTTCGGGGTGCGCACGCCGATGAGCCTGAGTCAGGCTCGGGCGCTCTGCCCGCACGCGATCGTGGTGCCACCCCGCATGTCGGCGTATTCGGCGGCCAGCAAGCAGGTCTTCGCGATCTTCCACGACACCACCCCGATCGTCGAGCCGCTCTCCATCGACGAGGCGTTCCTCGACGTCGACGGCCTTCGCAAGATCCGCGGCAGCCCGGTCGAGATCGCCGAGCGGCTCCGTGCGGACGTCCGGGAGCAGGCCGGGCTGCCGATCACGGTCGGTGTGGCCGGCACGAAGTTCCTGGCCAAGGTGGCCAGCGGGGCCGGCAAGCCGGACGGCCTGCTCGTCGTGCCGCCCGGCGAGGAGCTGGCGTTCCTGCACCCCCTGCCGGTGGAGAAGCTGTGGGGCGTCGGCCCGGTCACCGCGGCGAAACTGCGGGATCGGCAGATCCACACGGTCGGGCACGTCGCCCGGATCGGCGAGGCCGCCCTGGTCGCCATGCTCGGGCCGGGCGCCGGCCGGCACCTGCACGCCCTCGCGCACAACCGCGACCCCCGCCGCGTGCGGACCGGTCACCGGCGCGGCTCGATCGGCGCGCAGTGTGCCCTGGGCCGCCGCGAGCGACCGTTCACCGAGGTGGAGGCGACCCTCGCGGCGCTAGTCGACCGGGTGACGCACCGGATGCGCAAGGCACACCGGGCCGGGCGCACGGTCACTGTCCGGCTGCGGTTCGGCGACTTCACCCGGGCCACCCGGTCACGCAGCCTGCTGAAGGCGACCATGCAGACCGGGGCCATTCTGCGTACGGCGGAGGAGCTCCTGCGCGAGGCAAGGCTCCTGATCGAGGAGCGGGGTCTGACGCTGGTCGGTGTGGCGGTCAGCAACCTCGACGGCGAGGGGAACGTGCAGTTGGAGTTCCCGTTCGACAGCCCCGGCAACGACGGCCTGGACGCCGCTGTCGACAAGATCCGCGACCGCTTCGGTTCGGGTGCCCTGCGCCGGGCCGACATGGTGGGCCGTGACCTGCACCCGTCGGTTCCCATCCTGCCCGACTGA
- a CDS encoding Hsp20/alpha crystallin family protein codes for MLLSTPTVRELERLTARVFATRDTGARLDAYREDDTFVIDIDLPGVDPASIDITVDDKVLTVRAERKRALVVAERPMGTVARQVFLSAKLDTDRLDARYDDGVLTLSIPVLPQDLAQ; via the coding sequence ATGTTGCTCAGCACTCCGACCGTCCGGGAGCTGGAGCGCCTCACCGCGCGCGTCTTCGCCACCCGCGACACCGGCGCCCGGCTCGACGCGTACCGCGAGGACGACACGTTTGTCATCGACATCGACCTGCCCGGCGTGGACCCGGCCTCGATCGACATCACCGTGGACGACAAGGTGCTGACCGTCCGGGCCGAACGCAAGCGCGCACTCGTCGTCGCCGAGCGCCCGATGGGCACCGTCGCCCGGCAGGTGTTCCTCTCCGCGAAGCTGGACACCGACCGGCTCGACGCCCGCTACGACGACGGCGTCCTGACCCTGTCGATCCCGGTCCTCCCGCAAGACCTCGCTCAGTGA
- the cobN gene encoding cobaltochelatase subunit CobN, with product MFLLLSTSDTDLLSARASGSAWRLANPARTGVTDLPALLDGVDLVVVRILGGRRAWEEGLDALLAGDVPVVVLGGEQAPDAELMKLSTVPAGVAADAHTYLAQGGPENLTSLHDFLSDTVLLTGNGFAPAVESPQWGVLPRLSVSGTPTVAVLYYRAHHMAGNTAFVETLCQAIEAKGGQALPIFTASLRTAPPELLAELRKADALVVTVLAAGGTKPATVGAGGDDEAWDVGVLADLDVPILQGLCLTSSRAVWEASDDGLSPLDAATQVAIPEFDGRIITVPFSFKEIDPDGLSVYVADAERAARVAGIAVAHGRLRHVPPVKRRIALMLSAYPTKHSRIGNAVGLDTPASTVALLAALKERGYRIGDFDSYDGDALIHTLIAAGGQDPDWLTEEQLAGNPVRIPGVAYKSWFDTLPADFRESVEQHWGPPPGELYTDGGDIVLAALRDENIVVMVQPPRGFGANPVAIYHDPDLPPSHHYLAAYRWLADDFGAHAVVHVGKHGNLEWLPGKNVGMSASDGTDAALGDLPLIYPFLVNDPGEGTQAKRRAHATLVDHLIPPMARAESYGDIARLEQLLDEHANIAAMDPAKLPAIRAQIWTLIQAAKMDHDLGQANRPDDEEFEDFIMHIDGWLCEVKDVQIRDGLHVLGAAPEGEARINLVLAMLRARQMWAGQVAALPGLREALGLAEGASVAETDAIEAQARALVTAMEERGWPESNISDLSDNADVLRVLEFAAREVVPRLARTTDELTNVLHALDGGYVPAGPSGSPLRGLINVLPTGRNFYSVDPKAIPSALAWETGQAMAESLLNRYRTDYGDWPRSVGLSAWGTSAMRTAGDDIAEILALIGVRPVWDPASRRVTGLEAITAEELGRPRVDVTVRISGFFRDAFPHVVAMLDDAFQLVAGIDEPDNYVREHALRDQESHGDWRRATTRIFGSRPGAYGAGILPLLDSRNWRDDADLAEVYAVWGGFAYGRGLDGVPARPDMENAYRRIDVAAKNIDTREHDIADSDDYFQYHGGMIATVRALTGRAPAAYIGDSTNPDQARTRSLTEETARIFRARVVNPRWIAAMRRHGYKGAFELAATVDYLFGYDATAGVVTDWMYEQLAASYVLDAENQEFMKQSNPWALHGITERLLEAADRKLWDSPSPETLAALQQLYLETEGDLEDGSAS from the coding sequence GTGTTCTTGCTGCTGTCGACGTCCGACACCGACCTGCTCAGCGCCCGTGCCAGCGGTTCCGCCTGGCGCCTGGCGAATCCGGCCCGGACCGGGGTCACCGATCTGCCCGCCCTGCTCGACGGCGTCGATCTCGTGGTGGTGCGCATCCTCGGCGGCCGCCGGGCCTGGGAAGAGGGCCTGGACGCGCTGCTCGCCGGTGACGTGCCGGTGGTCGTGCTCGGCGGCGAGCAGGCGCCGGACGCCGAGTTGATGAAGCTCTCCACGGTTCCCGCCGGGGTCGCGGCCGACGCGCACACCTACCTGGCGCAGGGCGGCCCGGAGAATCTCACCTCGCTGCACGACTTCCTCTCCGACACGGTGCTGCTGACCGGCAACGGCTTCGCGCCGGCGGTCGAGAGCCCGCAGTGGGGAGTGCTGCCCCGACTCTCCGTTTCCGGAACGCCGACGGTGGCGGTGCTCTACTACCGGGCTCACCACATGGCCGGCAACACCGCGTTCGTCGAGACGCTCTGCCAGGCCATCGAGGCCAAGGGTGGGCAGGCGCTGCCGATCTTCACGGCGTCGTTGCGTACCGCGCCGCCCGAGCTGCTCGCCGAGCTGCGCAAGGCGGACGCCCTGGTGGTGACCGTGCTGGCGGCCGGCGGCACCAAGCCGGCGACCGTGGGCGCCGGCGGGGACGACGAGGCCTGGGACGTCGGGGTCCTCGCCGACCTGGACGTGCCGATCCTGCAGGGGCTCTGCCTGACCAGCTCACGGGCGGTGTGGGAGGCGAGCGACGACGGGCTGTCGCCGCTGGACGCGGCGACGCAGGTGGCCATCCCGGAGTTCGACGGGCGGATCATCACGGTGCCGTTCTCGTTCAAGGAAATCGATCCGGACGGGCTGTCGGTCTACGTGGCCGACGCGGAGCGGGCCGCTCGGGTGGCGGGGATCGCGGTGGCCCACGGCCGGCTCCGTCACGTGCCGCCGGTGAAGCGCCGGATCGCGTTGATGCTCTCCGCCTATCCGACCAAGCACTCGCGGATCGGCAACGCGGTCGGTCTGGACACCCCGGCCTCGACGGTTGCCCTGCTGGCCGCGCTGAAGGAGCGCGGCTATCGGATCGGCGATTTCGACTCCTATGACGGTGACGCCCTCATTCACACGCTGATCGCGGCGGGTGGTCAGGACCCGGACTGGCTGACCGAGGAGCAGCTCGCCGGCAATCCGGTCCGCATCCCCGGCGTTGCGTACAAGTCCTGGTTCGACACCCTGCCGGCGGACTTCCGGGAGAGCGTGGAGCAGCACTGGGGCCCGCCGCCCGGCGAGCTGTACACCGACGGCGGCGACATCGTGCTGGCCGCGCTGCGCGACGAGAACATCGTGGTCATGGTGCAGCCGCCGCGTGGGTTCGGTGCGAACCCGGTGGCGATCTACCACGACCCGGATCTGCCGCCCTCGCATCACTACCTGGCGGCGTACCGGTGGCTGGCCGACGACTTCGGCGCGCACGCGGTGGTGCACGTGGGCAAGCACGGCAACCTGGAGTGGCTGCCGGGCAAGAACGTCGGCATGTCCGCTTCGGACGGGACCGACGCGGCGCTCGGTGATCTGCCGCTGATCTACCCGTTCCTGGTGAACGACCCGGGCGAGGGTACGCAAGCCAAGCGCCGGGCGCACGCCACGCTGGTCGACCACCTCATCCCGCCGATGGCGCGCGCCGAGTCGTACGGGGACATCGCCCGCCTCGAGCAGCTGCTCGACGAGCACGCGAACATCGCGGCCATGGACCCGGCGAAGCTGCCGGCGATCCGGGCCCAGATCTGGACGCTGATCCAGGCCGCCAAGATGGACCACGACCTCGGCCAGGCGAACCGTCCGGACGACGAAGAGTTCGAAGACTTCATCATGCACATCGACGGATGGCTGTGTGAGGTCAAGGACGTGCAGATCCGGGACGGGCTGCACGTGCTGGGCGCGGCGCCGGAGGGCGAGGCGCGGATCAACCTGGTCCTCGCGATGTTGCGGGCGCGGCAGATGTGGGCCGGTCAGGTGGCTGCGCTGCCGGGCCTGCGGGAGGCGCTGGGCCTCGCCGAGGGCGCGTCCGTCGCGGAGACCGACGCGATTGAGGCGCAAGCCCGAGCGTTGGTGACGGCCATGGAGGAGCGCGGCTGGCCCGAATCCAACATTTCTGATCTGTCGGATAACGCGGATGTGCTCCGCGTGCTGGAGTTCGCCGCCCGCGAGGTGGTTCCCCGGCTCGCCCGGACCACTGACGAGCTGACCAACGTGCTCCATGCCCTGGACGGCGGCTACGTCCCGGCCGGCCCCAGCGGCTCCCCGCTGCGCGGCCTGATCAACGTGCTGCCCACCGGCCGCAACTTCTACTCGGTCGACCCGAAGGCCATCCCCAGCGCCCTCGCCTGGGAGACCGGCCAGGCCATGGCCGAGTCACTGCTGAACCGCTACCGGACCGACTACGGCGACTGGCCGCGCTCGGTCGGTCTCTCCGCCTGGGGTACCAGCGCGATGCGGACGGCCGGTGACGACATCGCCGAGATCCTGGCGCTGATCGGCGTCCGGCCGGTCTGGGACCCCGCGTCGCGGCGGGTCACCGGTCTGGAAGCGATCACGGCCGAGGAGCTGGGCCGTCCCCGGGTCGACGTGACGGTCCGCATCTCCGGCTTCTTCCGGGACGCGTTCCCCCACGTGGTGGCGATGCTCGACGACGCGTTCCAGCTGGTCGCCGGGATCGACGAACCGGACAACTACGTCCGCGAGCACGCGCTGCGCGACCAGGAGTCGCACGGCGACTGGCGGCGGGCGACCACGCGGATCTTCGGGTCCCGGCCCGGGGCGTACGGCGCCGGCATCCTGCCGCTGCTCGACAGCCGCAACTGGCGGGACGACGCCGACCTGGCCGAGGTGTACGCGGTGTGGGGCGGGTTCGCCTACGGCCGCGGCCTGGACGGCGTGCCTGCGCGACCGGACATGGAGAACGCGTACCGGCGGATCGACGTCGCGGCCAAGAACATCGACACCCGCGAGCACGACATCGCCGACTCCGACGACTACTTCCAGTACCACGGCGGCATGATCGCCACGGTGCGTGCGCTGACCGGGCGCGCGCCCGCGGCGTACATCGGCGATTCCACCAACCCGGACCAGGCACGCACCCGCAGCCTGACCGAGGAGACCGCGCGGATCTTCCGGGCGCGGGTGGTCAACCCGCGCTGGATCGCCGCCATGCGGCGGCACGGCTACAAGGGCGCGTTCGAGCTGGCCGCGACGGTCGACTACCTCTTCGGGTACGACGCGACGGCCGGCGTGGTGACCGACTGGATGTATGAGCAGCTGGCCGCGAGTTACGTGCTCGACGCGGAGAACCAGGAGTTCATGAAGCAGTCGAACCCCTGGGCTCTGCACGGGATCACCGAACGCCTGCTGGAGGCGGCCGACCGCAAGCTCTGGGACTCCCCATCACCTGAGACGCTGGCGGCACTCCAGCAGCTCTACCTGGAGACCGAGGGCGACCTGGAGGACGGCTCGGCCTCCTGA
- a CDS encoding GNAT family N-acetyltransferase, whose product MIVQRETPGREAAIHAVTLAAFGQPMEAGLVDQLRADEGWIPQLSLVALDGDAVIGHVACTRARLGGEPALGLGPLSVHPDHQKRGVGSALVHAVLGGADALGEPIVVLLGNPAYYSRFGFRLAAEYGITPPVAEWAPHFQARPLTTYQPSLRGDFVYSEPFNRL is encoded by the coding sequence ATGATCGTGCAGCGGGAGACTCCGGGCCGGGAAGCGGCCATTCACGCGGTGACGCTGGCCGCCTTCGGGCAGCCGATGGAGGCCGGCCTCGTCGACCAGCTCCGAGCTGACGAGGGCTGGATTCCACAGCTATCCCTGGTGGCGCTCGACGGTGACGCCGTGATCGGGCACGTCGCCTGCACCCGGGCCCGGCTGGGCGGCGAGCCCGCCCTGGGCCTGGGCCCGCTCAGCGTCCATCCGGACCATCAGAAGCGCGGCGTGGGATCCGCGCTGGTGCACGCGGTCCTGGGCGGGGCCGACGCGCTCGGCGAGCCGATCGTGGTGCTGCTCGGCAACCCGGCCTACTACTCCCGGTTCGGGTTCCGGCTCGCCGCCGAGTACGGGATCACGCCCCCGGTGGCCGAGTGGGCGCCGCACTTCCAGGCGCGCCCCCTCACCACCTATCAGCCGTCGCTGCGGGGCGACTTCGTCTACTCGGAGCCGTTCAACCGGCTCTGA
- a CDS encoding sigma-70 family RNA polymerase sigma factor codes for MYEDVLAERFEANRSRLRAVAYRMLGSAAEADDAVQEAWFRLSRADAGSVDNLSAWLTTVVGRICLDMLRSRASRREDPEVPDTVASTPGPEDEALLADSVGVALLVVLETLTPTERLAFVLHDLFAVSFEDIAVVVGRSPAAARQLASRARRRVQGGAPSEPEAARKRAIVEAFLAAARGGDMAGLLTILDPDVVVRGDETAARMADRGETRGAEVVARFFAGRAQAAVPAYLDGVPGAVVMVGETIRLTLVFDITGDRVTGIFTVADPDELARTEVTL; via the coding sequence ATGTATGAGGATGTGCTGGCCGAACGCTTCGAGGCGAACCGGTCGCGGCTGCGGGCGGTGGCGTACCGGATGCTCGGCTCGGCGGCCGAGGCGGACGACGCGGTGCAGGAGGCGTGGTTCCGGCTGAGCCGTGCCGACGCCGGCTCGGTGGACAACCTGAGCGCCTGGCTGACCACCGTGGTCGGCCGGATCTGCCTCGACATGCTGCGCTCCCGGGCCTCGCGCCGGGAGGACCCGGAGGTTCCGGACACGGTCGCGTCCACCCCCGGACCGGAGGACGAGGCCCTGCTGGCCGACTCGGTCGGCGTGGCCCTGCTCGTGGTGCTCGAGACGCTCACCCCGACCGAGCGGCTGGCGTTCGTGCTGCACGACCTGTTCGCCGTCTCGTTCGAGGACATCGCGGTGGTGGTGGGCCGCAGCCCGGCCGCCGCGCGACAGCTGGCCAGCCGGGCCCGCCGCCGGGTGCAGGGCGGCGCCCCGTCCGAGCCGGAAGCCGCACGCAAGCGGGCGATCGTCGAGGCGTTTCTGGCGGCGGCCCGGGGCGGCGACATGGCGGGGCTGCTCACCATCCTCGACCCGGACGTGGTGGTCCGCGGCGACGAGACCGCCGCGCGGATGGCCGACCGGGGTGAGACGCGCGGCGCCGAAGTGGTGGCCCGGTTCTTCGCCGGACGGGCACAGGCCGCGGTCCCGGCCTACCTCGACGGCGTGCCCGGCGCTGTGGTGATGGTCGGCGAGACGATCCGCCTGACACTCGTCTTCGACATCACCGGCGATCGGGTCACCGGCATCTTCACGGTCGCCGATCCGGACGAGCTGGCTCGTACGGAGGTGACCCTCTGA
- the cobF gene encoding precorrin-6A synthase (deacetylating) — MRKIYVVGIGAGDPDHLTLQAAKAIGRTDVFFLLDKGEAKQSLIDLRERIIRGYSHPRKRIVEGRDPDRDRTPADYTGTIADWRHRRSLVVEELITEHLKDDEIGSILVWGDPSLYDSTIAILEEILARGATTFEYEVIPGISSVSALAAKHRIGLNRVGQPVQVTTGRRLAEGWPEGVDDVVVMLDAQQAFTKYPEAEIYWGAYVSTEDELLAAGTVAEVGDGIVERRTAAREQHGWIMDTYLLRRQSRLNGSE; from the coding sequence GTGCGGAAGATCTATGTAGTCGGGATCGGCGCGGGCGACCCGGACCATCTGACCCTGCAGGCGGCGAAGGCGATCGGCCGTACCGATGTGTTCTTCCTTCTGGACAAGGGTGAGGCCAAGCAGAGCCTGATCGACCTGCGGGAGCGGATCATCCGCGGCTACTCGCATCCGCGGAAGCGGATCGTCGAGGGCCGCGACCCCGACCGGGACCGCACGCCCGCCGACTACACCGGGACGATCGCCGACTGGCGGCATCGCCGTTCGCTGGTCGTCGAGGAGCTGATCACCGAGCACCTCAAGGACGACGAGATCGGCTCGATCCTGGTCTGGGGCGACCCGTCGCTCTACGACTCGACGATCGCGATCCTGGAGGAGATCCTGGCGCGCGGCGCGACCACCTTCGAGTACGAGGTGATCCCCGGCATCAGCAGTGTCTCCGCGCTCGCCGCCAAGCACCGGATCGGGCTGAACCGGGTCGGGCAGCCGGTCCAGGTGACCACCGGGCGGCGGCTCGCCGAGGGCTGGCCGGAGGGGGTGGACGACGTGGTCGTGATGCTGGACGCGCAGCAGGCGTTCACGAAATACCCGGAGGCGGAGATCTACTGGGGCGCCTATGTCAGCACCGAGGACGAGCTGCTCGCGGCGGGCACGGTGGCCGAGGTGGGTGACGGGATCGTCGAGCGGCGGACCGCGGCGCGCGAGCAGCACGGCTGGATCATGGATACCTACCTGCTGCGGCGTCAGAGCCGGTTGAACGGCTCCGAGTAG